One Paramisgurnus dabryanus chromosome 9, PD_genome_1.1, whole genome shotgun sequence DNA segment encodes these proteins:
- the cxcr5 gene encoding C-X-C chemokine receptor type 5, with amino-acid sequence MDGITNNIVIENIDYTGWGYENVTENPLDMKSYTCDNTTSLHLFHTVFQPLIFGLVFVLGLAGNGLLLTGLLKRWKNLRITEIYLVHLALADLLLLLTFPFAVTQGVAGWVFGDFLCKLLGLINRLNLVCGSLLLACIGIDRYLAIVHAIPSLQSRRPRIVHFTCGLVWLLCLFVSMPNMVFLSVAARDDDGHTRLSCTYNSYPDHARRWKLVNRLFTHLLCFFLPLMVMVYCYTAIIITLYQSQKSLEKQGAMRLALLVTLVFCLCWLPFNISILIDTLEDLKVILVDDCHVRTMLKQTIIVTESIGYTHCCLNPVLYAFTGVRFRRDLLQLLSKRKFLRLCLSGPRVESQRSVSVTEAATTTTSNHYF; translated from the exons ATGGACGGGATAACAAACAATATCGTTATTGAA aACATTGATTACACTGGCTGGGGATATGAAAACGTGACAGAGAACCCATTAGATATGAAATCGTATACATGTGACAATACGACCTCACTTCACCTATTTCACACCGTGTTCCAACCCCTTATATTCGGTTTGGTGTTTGTCCTGGGTCTGGCTGGAAATGGCCTCCTCCTGACGGGCCTACTGAAGCGCTGGAAAAACCTACGCATCACAGAGATTTACCTGGTACACCTGGCATTAGCTGACCTTCTCCTCCTCCTCACGTTCCCCTTTGCAGTCACTCAAGGGGTGGCCGGGTGGGTTTTCGGAGATTTTCTTTGCAAGCTATTGGGCCTCATCAATCGCCTAAATTTGGTTTGTGGGAGTTTACTTTTGGCATGTATTGGCATCGATCGTTACCTCGCTATTGTGCATGCCATCCCCAGCCTCCAAAGTCGTCGGCCTCGGATCGTTCATTTTACCTGTGGGCTGGTCTGGCTCCTCTGCCTATTTGTGTCCATGCCCAACATGGTGTTCCTATCTGTGGCAGCAAGGGATGATGACGGACACACTCGGCTCTCCTGTACCTATAACAGTTATCCCGACCATGCACGCCGCTGGAAGTTGGTCAACCGATTATTCACACACCTGCTGTGCTTCTTCCTGCCTTTAATGGTCATGGTATACTGCTACACTGCCATTATCATCACTCTGTACCAAAGCCAAAAAAGTCTGGAGAAGCAAGGGGCTATGCGGCTGGCCCTTCTGGTTACATTAGTGTTCTGCCTGTGCTGGCTGCCATTTAACATCTCTATTCTGATTGACACTTTGGAAGATTTGAAAGTCATCCTTGTGGATGATTGCCATGTTCGAACGATGTTGAAACAGACAATTATAGTCACAGAAAGCATTGGCTATACCCACTGTTGCTTGAATCCAGTCCTTTACGCCTTCACAGGGGTACGTTTCCGGCGAGACCTCCTGCAGTTGCTATCGAAAAGGAAGTTTTTGCGCTTATGCCTGTCAGGGCCGAGAGTTGAAAGTCAGCGGAGTGTGTCTGTTACAGAAGCTGCGACCACAACAACAAGCAACCACTATTTCTAA